The proteins below come from a single Miscanthus floridulus cultivar M001 chromosome 1, ASM1932011v1, whole genome shotgun sequence genomic window:
- the LOC136490156 gene encoding uncharacterized protein: MDYAAAATNAPAPAPAPASGTDHAHYPHPHPYASYSYPYGAYHQPAPATYPSAAAAASSSYYYPVPAAVPSTAVQYDPYSGYQHYSPPEGGGAAGAGLVGYYFTVGEASQQAAVTSTTQASPAATTKEAGKQFGFDPQRYAQAAIARASNGITQPAAAPGMHHAQWNAHFGHSVPKYALRKQMKKKPKALQPAPCEVCKIQCDTIEVLMIHKQGKKHKKNLEKLQDSITPKPIIKPPSNVIGPSMAPAAVSNCVVPCVQPKKKKSCSAATLEDLEVKKRRVLEAGAAQDEVRICGVCNVVVNSQKVYEFHIAGQKHQAMIQKQQELHFVT; the protein is encoded by the exons ATGGACTATGCCGCAGCCGCTACTaacgcgccggcgccggcgccggcgccggcgtcggGCACCGATCACGCCCActacccgcacccgcacccgtaCGCTAGCTACTCCTACCCCTACGGGGCCTATCACCAACCAGCCCCGGCCACGTACCcctccgccgcggccgccgcctcgTCATCCTACTACTACCCCGTCCCTGCCGCCGTGCCGTCCACCGCCGTGCAGTACGACCCTTACTCTGGTTACCAGCACTACAGTCCCCCGGAGGGAGGAGGCGCCGCTGGGGCTGGCCTGGTGGGCTACTACTTCACCGTCGGCGAGGCGTCGCAGCAGGCCGCGGTTACATCGACGACGCAGGCTTCTCCGGCGGCGACCACGAAGGAGGCGGGCAAGCAATTCGGTTTCGATCCCCAGCGCTACGCGCAG GCAGCAATTGCCAGAGCCTCCAATGGAATAACACAACCAGCTGCAGCCCCAGGCATGCACCATGCCCAGTGGAATGCTCATTTTGGGCATTCTGTGCCGAAATATGCCTTGAGGAAACAAATGAAGAAAAAGCCAAAGGCTCTGCAACCAGCTCCATGTGAGGTGTGCAAGATTCAGTGTGATACAATAGAGGTTCTCATGATCCATAAGCAGgggaagaagcacaagaaaaatTTGGAGAAATTACAAGACTCGATCACCCCTAAACCAATTATAAAGCCCCCAAGCAATGTCATTGGTCCAAGTATGGCACCTGCTGCTGTATCCAACTGTGTGGTGCCCTGTGtacagccgaagaagaagaagagctgcTCAGCAGCAACCCTGGAAGATCTAGAGGTGAAGAAGAGGCGAGTGCTTGAGGCTGGAGCAGCGCAGGACGAAGTAAGAATCTGCGGAGTGTGCAATGTTGTCGTGAACAGCCAAAAAGTGTACGAGTTCCACATTGCGGGGCAGAAGCACCAGGCCATGATACAGAAGCAGCAAGAGCTACATTTTGTCACATGA